In one Halosolutus amylolyticus genomic region, the following are encoded:
- a CDS encoding nucleotidyltransferase domain-containing protein produces MTSVPQQVHETVAAHLDAIERRHDVTVAFAAARGSHAWGAAAPDSDYDVGFVFVPTDLRVYVHLDGPDDVITSDRGEFEYQGWDVRTVASLLADSNDGAIDLLRSPIRYRSAYDPDDLRAYVERTYNPIDLYHAWRGIAMSNYRKYLSDHLVRTDDAIFPIVEERDDEYVVETDDGPTTIDRDDDRYAQTRTRPTVKRNLTICRAAMSARYLKATGERGGHDLPALDVGRFLTEQAPAVFDEDRIALATDLLERKRRGEGAATIGDAVGREFARPPREIDPAIHARDGPDHDRLDAFVDEMIGAVQ; encoded by the coding sequence ATGACGTCCGTCCCACAGCAGGTTCACGAGACCGTCGCGGCACACCTGGACGCGATCGAGCGCCGCCACGACGTCACTGTCGCCTTCGCGGCCGCTCGCGGGAGCCACGCCTGGGGTGCGGCCGCTCCGGACAGCGACTACGACGTCGGGTTCGTCTTCGTGCCGACCGATCTGCGGGTCTACGTTCACCTCGACGGTCCGGACGACGTCATCACGTCCGATCGCGGCGAGTTCGAGTATCAGGGCTGGGACGTCCGGACTGTCGCCTCCCTGCTCGCGGACTCCAACGACGGCGCGATCGACCTGCTCCGGAGTCCGATCCGGTACCGGTCCGCGTACGACCCCGACGACCTTCGCGCGTACGTCGAGCGGACGTACAACCCGATCGACCTCTATCACGCCTGGCGCGGCATCGCGATGAGCAACTACCGGAAGTATCTCTCCGACCACCTGGTTCGTACCGACGACGCGATTTTTCCGATCGTCGAGGAGCGCGACGACGAGTACGTCGTCGAGACGGACGACGGACCGACGACGATCGATCGGGACGACGACCGATACGCCCAAACGCGGACGCGGCCGACGGTGAAGCGAAACCTCACGATCTGTCGGGCGGCGATGTCGGCCCGCTACCTGAAAGCGACCGGCGAGCGCGGGGGACACGACCTGCCGGCACTCGACGTCGGTCGGTTCCTGACGGAACAGGCACCGGCCGTCTTCGACGAGGATCGAATCGCCCTCGCGACGGACCTGCTCGAACGAAAACGACGCGGCGAGGGTGCGGCGACGATCGGCGACGCCGTCGGCCGCGAGTTCGCACGCCCGCCGAGGGAGATCGACCCCGCGATCCACGCGCGCGACGGCCCCGATCACGATCGACTTGACGCGTTCGTCGACGAGATGATCGGGGCGGTCCAGTGA
- the mptA gene encoding GTP cyclohydrolase MptA — protein MSHQLPDVQATSPDVTVGLSQVGVTGVEKLVKIAREDKRPIVYTAEFEVFVDLPAWRKGADMSRNMEVIDEILEDATREEAYRVEEVCGEAAERLLEKHDYTTRAEVSMEAELLRREQTPASDRETQHTVDIVAAATATDEGTREEIGATVTGMTVCPCSQGMSAARAKQTLEDLGVEEETITQFLDEVPQAGHSQRGHATLTVEANGDPDVDLNDLIDVARDSMSARIYNLAKRPDEDHMTYAAHADAKFVEDCVRSMAEGVVDEFDHLPDDAVITMKQSNDESIHQHNAHAERVVEMATLRDEVNGEN, from the coding sequence ATGAGTCACCAACTGCCGGACGTGCAGGCTACGTCCCCCGACGTCACCGTCGGCCTGAGCCAGGTCGGCGTCACCGGCGTCGAAAAGCTCGTCAAGATCGCGCGCGAGGACAAGCGGCCGATCGTATACACCGCCGAGTTCGAGGTCTTCGTCGACCTCCCCGCCTGGCGAAAGGGCGCGGACATGAGCCGCAACATGGAGGTCATCGACGAAATCCTCGAGGACGCGACCCGCGAAGAGGCCTACCGCGTCGAGGAAGTCTGCGGCGAGGCCGCCGAACGACTCCTCGAGAAGCACGACTACACCACGCGCGCCGAGGTCTCCATGGAGGCCGAGTTGCTGCGCCGCGAGCAAACGCCCGCGAGCGATCGCGAGACCCAGCACACGGTCGACATCGTGGCCGCCGCGACGGCGACCGACGAGGGGACCCGCGAGGAGATCGGCGCGACGGTCACCGGGATGACCGTCTGCCCGTGCTCGCAGGGGATGTCCGCCGCCCGCGCGAAGCAGACGCTCGAGGACCTGGGCGTCGAGGAGGAGACGATCACGCAGTTCCTCGACGAAGTGCCACAGGCGGGCCACTCCCAGCGTGGCCACGCGACGCTGACCGTCGAGGCGAACGGCGATCCGGACGTCGACCTGAACGACCTCATCGACGTCGCCCGCGACTCGATGAGCGCGCGGATCTACAACCTCGCGAAACGACCCGACGAGGACCACATGACCTACGCCGCCCACGCCGACGCGAAGTTCGTCGAGGACTGCGTCCGATCGATGGCCGAGGGCGTCGTCGACGAGTTCGATCACCTCCCCGACGACGCGGTGATCACGATGAAACAGTCAAACGACGAGTCGATCCACCAGCACAACGCCCACGCCGAGCGCGTCGTCGAGATGGCGACCCTGCGCGACGAAGTCAACGGCGAGAACTGA
- a CDS encoding TrmB family transcriptional regulator: MASLRDLGLSEYEARAYRALLNTGPTTAKELSRASDVPMGRIYDVLNSIEQYNLVRSQTASRPKKYVAVEPSTALDRLLDDKKRELEEKADQYESIVDDLADELDAAEPVEEQFWTAAVGPEETIDLLLERLAAADRDIVMVAADPVPQMDIRTVGDEVLAQLEDALDRGVSVDILMTRELVASLSENVGERYRETLQARKDFDVRTSEEVTGSFNIIDGVEVCIQVPNPLTSSEAFGMIDLKDPEFAADVHDEFTPHWQNAEPLEF, encoded by the coding sequence ATGGCCAGCCTCAGGGACCTCGGGCTCTCCGAATACGAAGCCCGGGCGTATCGAGCACTGCTGAACACCGGTCCGACGACGGCGAAGGAACTCTCACGCGCGAGCGACGTCCCGATGGGTCGGATCTACGACGTGCTGAACAGCATCGAGCAGTACAACCTCGTCCGTAGCCAGACCGCGAGCCGCCCGAAGAAGTACGTCGCGGTCGAACCCTCGACCGCCCTCGATCGGCTGCTCGACGACAAGAAACGCGAACTCGAGGAGAAGGCCGACCAGTACGAGTCGATCGTCGACGACCTCGCCGACGAACTCGACGCGGCCGAACCCGTCGAGGAGCAGTTCTGGACCGCCGCCGTCGGCCCCGAGGAGACGATCGATCTCCTCCTCGAGCGGCTCGCGGCTGCGGACCGGGACATCGTGATGGTCGCCGCGGATCCGGTCCCCCAGATGGACATCCGGACGGTCGGCGACGAGGTGCTTGCCCAGCTCGAGGACGCCCTCGACCGCGGCGTCTCGGTCGACATCCTGATGACCCGGGAACTCGTCGCCTCTCTCTCCGAGAACGTCGGCGAACGGTACCGGGAGACGTTACAGGCGCGAAAGGATTTCGACGTGCGAACGAGCGAGGAGGTCACCGGCTCGTTCAACATCATCGACGGCGTCGAAGTCTGTATCCAGGTGCCGAACCCGCTCACCTCGAGCGAGGCGTTCGGCATGATCGACCTGAAAGATCCCGAGTTCGCCGCGGACGTCCACGACGAGTTCACGCCACACTGGCAGAACGCCGAACCGCTCGAGTTCTGA
- a CDS encoding DUF255 domain-containing protein: MDDPTRVEWREWGQDAFDEAEATDRPVLLSLTATWCDHCHEMDAETYAEPRIAANVNDSFVPVRVDVDRHPRVRDRYNMGGFPSTVFCAPDGGVLTGAGYLGPDGMRQVLDSVRTMWETKGSGAARIPRPLREDNPPAGDLTPEIESAMLGQLTETYDEVAGGWGDGPKFPLPDALEFALKRDREMALRSFDAVGANLLDEYDGGFYRFATDRDWSGLQYEKLLDSNGALVRAFANAYLHTGADEYRDPAERTIEYLTTTLWNGSADAFANSQAPGEPDAHGLDATDRATADEPPVDEGVFAGSNALAIEGLLTYYAYTDDERARRYAERALATLREDLLEEGVARHERDATLQAGDDPTCLLATQARVLGALTTAASTIETALLEDARAVADATIDRLHDEDSFLDGPATGVGLCDRPLRPLDSNVAFADGLLELAVLSGEDRYRTYARETLEAFAGASDRFGVQIARYGTAVARLLEGPLVIRVAGEPGTDLHRAALRLADHEKVVVPDATDDLEPGRARVERDGRRSTPAETPEQLSNRVQDVHE; encoded by the coding sequence ATGGACGATCCGACACGCGTCGAGTGGCGCGAGTGGGGCCAGGACGCTTTCGACGAGGCCGAAGCGACGGACAGGCCCGTGTTGCTCTCGCTCACTGCGACGTGGTGTGACCACTGCCACGAGATGGACGCGGAGACGTACGCGGAGCCCCGAATCGCCGCGAACGTCAACGACAGCTTCGTCCCCGTACGCGTCGACGTCGATCGCCACCCCCGGGTGCGCGATCGGTACAACATGGGTGGGTTCCCGTCGACGGTCTTCTGTGCGCCTGACGGCGGCGTTCTCACCGGTGCGGGCTATCTCGGCCCCGACGGGATGCGACAGGTGCTCGACAGCGTCCGGACCATGTGGGAGACGAAGGGGAGCGGCGCGGCACGGATCCCGCGCCCGTTGCGCGAAGACAACCCGCCTGCCGGCGACCTGACGCCCGAGATCGAGTCGGCGATGCTCGGCCAGTTGACCGAGACCTACGACGAGGTCGCCGGCGGCTGGGGTGACGGGCCGAAGTTCCCGCTCCCGGACGCCCTCGAGTTCGCGCTCAAGCGCGATCGGGAGATGGCGCTTCGCTCCTTCGACGCCGTCGGGGCGAACCTGCTGGACGAGTACGACGGCGGCTTCTACCGCTTCGCGACCGATCGGGACTGGTCGGGGCTCCAGTACGAGAAACTGCTCGACTCCAACGGCGCGCTCGTGCGGGCGTTCGCCAACGCCTACCTCCACACCGGCGCGGACGAGTACCGCGACCCCGCCGAGCGCACGATCGAGTATCTGACGACGACGCTGTGGAACGGCAGTGCGGATGCGTTCGCGAACAGCCAGGCCCCCGGCGAGCCGGACGCGCACGGCCTCGACGCGACCGATCGGGCGACGGCCGACGAGCCGCCGGTCGACGAGGGGGTCTTCGCCGGGTCGAACGCGCTCGCGATCGAGGGCCTGCTCACGTACTACGCCTACACGGACGACGAGCGCGCCCGTCGGTACGCCGAACGGGCGCTCGCGACGCTCCGGGAAGACCTGCTCGAAGAGGGCGTCGCACGCCACGAGCGCGACGCGACACTCCAGGCCGGCGACGACCCGACGTGCCTGCTCGCGACCCAGGCGCGCGTCCTGGGCGCGCTCACGACGGCCGCCAGCACGATCGAGACGGCCCTGCTCGAGGACGCCCGTGCGGTCGCGGACGCGACGATCGACCGGCTCCACGACGAGGACTCGTTCCTCGACGGCCCGGCGACGGGCGTCGGCCTCTGTGATCGGCCGCTGCGGCCGCTGGATTCGAACGTCGCGTTCGCCGACGGATTGCTCGAACTCGCGGTGCTCTCCGGAGAGGACCGGTACCGGACGTACGCCCGCGAGACGCTCGAGGCGTTCGCGGGAGCGAGCGATCGGTTCGGCGTCCAGATCGCCCGCTACGGGACGGCCGTCGCCCGCCTGCTCGAGGGACCGCTGGTGATCCGGGTGGCCGGGGAACCGGGAACCGACCTCCACCGTGCCGCACTCCGACTCGCCGACCACGAGAAAGTCGTCGTCCCGGACGCGACGGACGACCTCGAACCGGGGAGGGCACGGGTCGAACGCGACGGCCGCCGTTCGACGCCGGCCGAAACTCCGGAGCAGTTGAGCAACCGCGTTCAGGACGTGCACGAGTAA
- a CDS encoding PGF-CTERM sorting domain-containing protein codes for MIGQGRYSNRSAVAVAIVVLVLGVASGPVAAQEAESTKFEVTVTEDGAIDSVDIHWTITDETYADLNEATGTEDDESVADGLEAIYEDTPSIGSASVTERELNSGYELSIALSDVEQSEEDDLDVTVEDDTVVYEEIAVADPADSSTPDEITYRVVMPGEISETNADVVDGNEATWHLHETYTSDLYVESSLDGTTDDADDAVDEDETADAIDDEADDETTTVEDEESTDDADADESTDDVEGDGDQSDDSGADVTDDDSVPGFGAAVTIVAVVGSGLAVGRRTDRR; via the coding sequence ATGATAGGTCAGGGCCGCTATTCGAATCGATCGGCCGTCGCGGTCGCGATCGTCGTGTTGGTGCTGGGGGTCGCTTCGGGACCCGTCGCGGCACAGGAGGCCGAATCGACGAAGTTCGAGGTGACGGTGACCGAAGACGGGGCGATCGACTCCGTGGACATTCACTGGACGATCACCGACGAGACGTACGCGGATCTCAACGAGGCTACCGGGACCGAGGATGACGAATCGGTCGCGGACGGGCTAGAGGCAATCTACGAGGATACCCCGTCGATCGGGTCCGCATCGGTAACGGAACGAGAACTGAATTCGGGCTACGAACTGTCTATCGCACTCTCCGACGTCGAGCAGTCGGAGGAGGACGATCTCGACGTGACGGTCGAAGACGACACCGTCGTCTACGAGGAGATCGCGGTCGCCGACCCCGCCGACTCCAGCACGCCGGACGAGATCACGTACCGGGTCGTCATGCCCGGCGAAATCTCGGAGACGAACGCCGACGTCGTCGACGGGAACGAAGCGACGTGGCACCTCCACGAAACGTATACGAGCGACCTGTACGTCGAATCCTCACTCGACGGCACAACCGACGACGCCGACGACGCGGTCGATGAGGACGAGACGGCGGACGCGATCGACGACGAGGCGGACGACGAAACGACGACTGTCGAGGATGAGGAGTCGACCGACGACGCAGACGCAGACGAATCGACTGACGATGTCGAGGGCGACGGCGATCAGTCTGACGACAGCGGGGCCGACGTAACCGATGACGACAGCGTCCCCGGCTTCGGCGCCGCGGTCACGATCGTCGCGGTCGTCGGGTCGGGTCTCGCAGTCGGCCGACGGACAGATCGACGATAA